GCGCGGTCGCGGGGACGGCCCCGCATCCCCGCGTGGGGCCCCGCATCGGCGGTGGGGGCTCAGGGAGCCTGTCGGGTCGTCGAGGGGCGCCCCGGCGGAGCCGTGGCGCCCCGAGCGCTGGGGGGTATGGGGGGCCATGTCGGGGCCCCCCATCTTGTCAGACGCGCGCGGTCGGCGGATGGCGCTCGAAGTGCTGGCGAACCAGGAGATCGAGCGAGCGGAAGTGGCGCTCGGGCAGGTTCTTGAAGCGCCGCCGACACGCGGCGACGGCCGCCTCGGCGCAGTCGAATCCCTCGACGGCCCTCAGCAGGTGCTCGTGATACTCGCCGAGCTTCAGCTCCACGGAGCGGACGAGCGCCGGGTCGCCGGCCAGTGCCAGGGCGGCCTTCGCCCGGTCGCCGCCCGCTTCCACCAACGCGCGAAAGCCCAGACCTTTGAGTCGTTGAGTCACCGTGCTCCGGTCCCACCCCAGGGCCCGCGCGGTCGCCTGCATGTCGAACCGATTTTGCCGCAGGCAGGCCAGCACCGCCGTGTCGCCGCCGGCTTCGACCTTGGCATCGATCGGCCGTGCCAACCGCAAGTCCTCGGGCGTGAGGACTCCGCCTTCCGCCAGCGCCACGGCCTGCCGGAGGCAATGCTGCAGCTCCCTTACGTTGCCGGGCCAGTCGTGCCGCTCGAGAGCCAGCAGGGCGGCCTCGGACAGGGTGACGCGCCGCCCGGCTTCGGCGGCAGCATCCTCCATGAAACCCGCGGCCAGCGGCGCGATATCGTGCCGCCGCTCCCGGAGCGGGGGCAGCCGGAGGACGAGGCCCTTCAACCGGAAGTAGAGATCCTCGCGGAACCAGCCCTCGGCGATGCCGTGCTCGAGGTCCCGGTTGCTCGCGGTAACCACCCGCACGTCCACCGCGGTGGGGCGCGTGGCCCCGACCCGGTAGAAGGTCTTTTCTTGAAGGACGCGAAGCAGCTTGCTCTGGTGGTCGGCCCGCAGCTCGCCGATCTCGTCCAGGAAGATCGTTCCCCGGTCCGCCTGCTCGAAGTATCCTTTCCGCTCCCCGACCGCGCCCGTGAAGCTGCCCTTCACGTGGCCGAAGAGCTCGCTCTCGAACAGCTCGGGCGGGATGGCCGCCGTGTTGACCGCGACGAACGGTCCGCCGGCCCGCGGGCTCAGGCGGTGCGCCGCCCGGGCGAACAGCTCCTTGCCCGTCCCCGGCTCGCCGCCGATGAGGATGGGCAGGGACGAGCGCGCCGCCTTGGCGAGGTCCCGGAACAGCGCCAGCACGACGGGATCGCGGGTGATGATGCCGAGCTCCGCGCACTGGCGTCGCAGTCGCTCCTGCTCGGCGTCGTCGAGCCGCCCCGGTCGGGGATCGGCGGCTCGCAGCTCGCGCTCCAGGTCGCGCAGCCGGCTTCGCGTCTGCTCCTCCTGCTGCCGGGCCTCCTCAAGCTGCGCCCGTAACGCATCCGCCGTCCGGAGCAGCTCGCGCTCGGCGCCGGACGATCGCGCCACGGCCGTCCGGGCCGCCTCGAGGTCCTCCTCCAGCGTCTCGACGGTGGACTCCTGGCGCACCAGCGCCTCCCGGATGCCTTCCATCTCGCTTTCGAGGTGCCGAACGCGATAGGCCGACCCGAGCTGGTTCCACAGCAGGCCGACGGCGCCGGCCACGATCACCGCTGCGAGCGGCAGGAACACCGGCAGCAGGACACCGGTCAGCGGCGGCGAAAACCGCAGAAGGCCGGCATAGCCGGAGGCCAGGGCGGCAACGCCGGCCAGCCCCTGCCACCAGCGCAGCGCCAGGCACGCCCATGCCATCAGCCCGGCGGCGGCCAGCGTGCCGAGCAGCGTCCAGCCGACGGGCATCTCTCTCCGCCACGACCCGGCCAGCGCGGTGTTCAAGAGCTGGGCCTGGATCTCGGCGTCGGACATGAGGCCGACCGGCGTGCGGTGCGGCTCAAGGGCCGGCCCGGCGAGGACGAGCACGATTTTGTCTTCGACCAGGCGCTGGAGCGTGTCCACCCGCCGCTCGTCGATCGCCGTCCAGATCTCGAGGAATGGCACGCGCTTGAGCCGCTCCGGCGCAACGTAGCCGACGAGGGCCCGGCCGCGTCCATCGACGGGGATCCGGCCCGACCCTGGGACCGACACCTCACGGCCCTCGACGACGATCTGATCCGCCCGCGCGTTCGCGAAAACGCTCGCCAGCGCGAGGCCGAGCGCCGGGACCGCGCGGTCGCCGAGTCGGACGAAGAGCGGCACCCTGCGCACGACGCCGTCGGGATCGACCGGAGTGAAGGTGTGGCCGATGGCCTTGGCGTGCTGGGCGAGCCCCAGCCGGGGCCCGCCGAACGGTCGTACTGCCGGCACCCCCGCTGGGACCTGGGAGAGTGGCGGCCAGGACGCGTGGGGTGGGAACGCCGGGTCCGTCGGCGCCGGCGCCCCGGTCGGCTCGAGCGCGATCGGGTAGACGACATTGTCGGCCAGCGTGGTCGCCTGGCTGAACAGCGCGTCGCTCGACGCGCCCCCACGGCCTGGCGCGCTCGACTGCCCGATCGAAGCGTCGACGCCGATGGCGGCGGCGCCGGCGCGGGAGAGGCTGGTGATGACCCGGGCGAGTATCACGCGGTCCCAGGCGCCCGTGCCGAATCGGGCCTCGCTGGCCGGATCGCGGACGACGACCAGCAGGGCGGAGCTGACCGGCACCGGCTCCCGCACACGAACCCAGCGGTCGTAGACGGACCACTCGAGCGCTGTGACGCCCGCGCCGCCCAGAGTGGCCACGCCCAGCGCCAGGAGGGTTGCGGCGAGCCCGATCAGCGCGCCCGTGAGTGCCCGGACGGGAATCGCGAGTTCCCTAGCGGGTCCGCGGGCGCAGACCCTCGGCGGCCGCGCCCTCGAGGTAGTCGAGGATCCGAGCATCGTGGGCGGGCAGGTGTCCCTCGACGCCCTGCTCGTAGAGCGTCTCGAGCAGCTGCTGAGCCGGCTCGCTCAACGCGGAGGCCTCACGGATCAACATCGGCACCGCCTCCCGGATGCGTCCCTGCCGAAGCAGCGCGCCGCCCACCGTGTCATGGCCGTTCGCCGGGAGGTCCGGGAAGTCCCTCCAGAGCTCCGTCCGGTATTCGCGGAACGCCTGTTCGACGGCCTGGCGATCAGCCGCCCCGCGCCGTCCCCGCCCCAGCGCCACCTGCCGCAACTGCGCGAGCGCTTCGTGCGCCTGCGTCACCCCCTGCTCGGCGGCCCGGAACCACCACATGATGGCCGTGGCGACATTGCGCTCGACCCCCAGGCCCCCGGCGTAGGCGGTGCCGGCGAAATACTGCGCCCGCGCGTGCCCTGCCCGCGCGGCGGCGAGGAACTCGGGCGCGGCCTCCGTCTCCCGGTGCGCCAGCTTCAGCATGAGCGCCAGGTTGTAGCGCGCGTCCTGGTGCTGCGGGTCACCCGCGAGGACGCGCCGGTACGCCTCGATCGACCCGTCGAGATCCCCCTGCGCATAGCGCACGACCCCCAGGCTGTAGTGCGCCTGGAGGAGGTCGGGGTGCGTCTTCAAGACGTGCTCGAGTTCGAGGCGCGCCGCTTCCCACTCCTGCTTGGCCACGAGCGCCGAGGCCAGGGTGAGGCGCGCCTGGACGGCGTCGGGCTGCCGGTGCAGGGTCGCCCGCAGCTCGTCGACCGCGGCATCGAGGTCCCCCATCCCGTAGAGGGCGAGCCCGAGGCTCGAGCGGGCCTGGAGCAGGTCGGGCCGAAGCCGCAACGCCTCGCGCAGCGCCGTCGCCGCCGCGGCCATCTCGCCGCGGGCGATGAGCGCCTGGCCGAGGTCGACATATGCCTGGGCGCGGGCCTCGGGCGTCGCCTCCTTGCGCAGGGACGGGGGCGCAGGCGCGGTGATGCAGCCTACCTGAACGATCGTGAGCAGCACGAGGAAGAGCACCAAGACGTAACGATCATAGCAAAGCAGATCGGGCCGCTCGGGTCTCTGGGGATTGACAGCCGCCGCCCGGTGGGCGATGGAGAAGGACGCCGGACACCATACGGGAGGAGAGCCATGAGCGCGCGCCCCGCCGTCGACCCGGACCACGTCGTCCTGACCGAGCCCGTTCCGGGCTCGGACATCCCCGTGCACCTCATGTACGTCCCCACGCTCGACGGGCTCTATGCCCCCATCGGCCTGAGGCGGCCGCCGGGCCAGGGACGCGTCCCGATCGTGCTCCTGGCCTCGGGTAACGGCGGTGGGGGAATGCCCTGGGTCCGCGAGGCGGTGCGCAACCGCGGCTACATCATGGAGCGGCTCTTGAGGGCGGGCTACGCCGTGGCCTGGCTGCGGTACCGCGCCGAGGTGGAGCTCGGCTACCACAAGGGCGGCCGGCTGGTGGAGGACATCCGCCAGGGGCGGCAGCTCCTCAACCGCTCACCGCTGGAGTACGAGGACGAGATCGACGTCGTCAAGTACGTCAAGACGCTGCCCTTCGTGGATCCGAACCGCGTCGGGCTGGCGGGGGTGAGCCACGGCGGGGAGATGATCTTCAAGCTCACCAGCGAGTACCACGGCGTCGCCGCCGGCGTGGCCTGCGAGCCCGCCAACCACGAGTTCCTCGACCTCACCCCCGACGAGACGGCCCGCGTGAAGCCCGAGACCCAGCTGCGCGACATCGAGGAGATGCAGATGCGCCAGGTGGCCAAGGTGAGGGCGCGCATCAACGAGAAGGTCGCCCGGGAACGCATCCGCACGATCCGCACGCCGATCCTGGTCCTGGGACGCGAGGACGATCACCTGCAGGGTATCTTCCGCGTCAGCTACGACCTGCTGCGGGAGGAGGGTAAGCAGGCGGAGTGGGTCTCCTACGACCATCCGGTGCACGGCTACCTGTTCCCCGTCCGCGGCGCCGATGGCGCCTACGCCGTGGACGCGATGCAGGAGAAGGCCATCGACGTGGCCATCGACTTCTTCCACCGCCACATGAAGTGAGGGGCTATGTCTGGCCGGCCAGCGACTCGAAGATGTTGAAGAGCGCCTCGTACTCCGCCGCCCAGTAGCCGTCGGTTCCGAAGGCGGGGAAGCCGCTCCGGAACGACGCGTCGTCCCAGCGCCGGGCGATCCACGCCGACATGTAGATGATGCGGAGCGCGCGCAGCGGCTCGCAGACGGCCAGCGTGGACCGATCGAACTCGCGGAAGATCTCGTAGCCCTCCAGGAGCTGCGCGCGCCCCCGTCGGGCCTGCTCGGAGTCGCCGAGCGAGAGGAGCCAGAGGTCCTGGACGGGCGGGCCCACCAGGCAGTCGTCGAAGTCGAGCAGGATGGGACCGTCGGCGCCCCAGACGACATTTCCCCAGTGGAGATCGCCGTGGATGCGCTGGGCCCGCGCCCGGGCCAGCGGCTTGGCCACGGCATCGGCGATCCGCAGGGCGAGGTCACGGTAGCGCCCGGCCATCGGCTCGCGCAGGACGCCACCCGACAGGAGCACGTCGAGCGGCTCGTGGACGTACCGCTCCACGGTGAGGCGCGGGCGATGCGCCGCGTCCCGCGCGGCCCCCACGGCGTGCATGCGCCCAATGAGCCGCCCGATCTGCCGCAAGCGCTCGTCGTCCAGCTCGTCGAGCGTCCGCCCGCGCACCTTGGGGAAGGCGGCGTAGAGGATCCCGTCGATCTCGGACAGCGTGGAGCCCGTGCCGAGGTCCAACGGCGGCACGGCCGGGAGCTCGGCGGCGGCCAGCTCGGCGAGGAAGGCATGCTCGTCGAGGATCGTCTCGCGCGACCAGCGCCCCGGCCGGTAGAACTTCACGACCAGCCGGCGCTCGTCCTCAAGCTCCACCTCGTAGACGCGGTTCTCGAACGCGCGGAGCGGCAGGCAGCGGCCGGTGGAGCGCAATCCCCCGACCTCCACCGCATCGAGGACGCGGTCGGGCGTGAGCGCGGAGAAGCTCGCGCTCAATGCGCCCGTCGGGCGGCGGTCCGCTCGTCGGCCCCCGTCCAGCCGGCATCGAAGGGGTGTCCCGGCTGATCGAGGTCGATCACGAGCGGGGCGTGGTCGGAGGGGATCGGCTTTCCCTTTCGAGCCTCACGGTCGATCTCGGCCCACATCGTTCGCTTGGCGACACACGCGGTGACGAGCAGGTGATCGATCCGCATCCCGAAGTTCTTGTGGAAGTTCCCGGCGCGGTAGTCCCACCAGGTGTAGCGGCCCGGCTCCCGATGGTGCAGACGGTACGCGTCGACCAGGCCCCAGGCACAGAGCCTCCCGAGCGCGAGCCGCTCGGGCTCGGAGACGTGGGTTCCTCCATGGCACGCCGCCGGGTCCCAGACGTCCGCGTCTTCGGGGGCGACGTTGAAGTCGCCCCCCAGAACGAGCGGCTGCTCGGGATCGGCCGCGGCGGCGAGCCAGCGGGCCAGGCGGTCGAACCAGACGAGCTTGGCCTGGTAGAAGGGCGAGCCGACGGCTCGCCCGTTCGGCGCGTACAGGCTCACCACGCGGATGCCGCCGCACACCGCCGAGATCATCCGCGCCTCGGCCAGCGGCTCGTCGTCCGGAATGTCAGGCGTCGCCGAGGGGCGTAGCGGCTCGCCGAAGTTCGTGACGACATCGCCGATGCCGACGCGGCTGGCGATGGCCACGCCGTTCCAGCGGCCCTCGCCGTGGTGCGCCAGCTCGTAGCCGGCGCTGCGGAAAGCGTCGCCGGGGGCGTCGGCGTCGGCGAGCTTCGTCTCCTGCATCAGCAGCACGTCGGGCTTGGCCCGCTCGAGCCACCACGTGACCTTCTCGAGCCGGGCTTTCAGGGAGTTGACGTTCCAGGTGGCGATTCGCATGCTCTGGAAACCCTACCGCACCTTCACGTTCGGCACCACTCCGCCTGCCGCTTGAGGGCGACGTTCATTTCCTGGAACCCGCGCTTGGTATCTCGATCAAGGCTGCCCCGGAACAGCGGAACCAGGACGCCACGGCACCGCTCGCTTTGCTGAACCCGCACCTGGCCATTGGGTAGGGGTTCTATCACGAAGCGATGCTCCCCATCGAAGATCCCCGGGATCAGGAGGCGGGAGGCCCCTTTCTCCGGAGCGCCGTCGATGGAGCGAATGAAGGG
This Candidatus Methylomirabilota bacterium DNA region includes the following protein-coding sequences:
- a CDS encoding sigma 54-interacting transcriptional regulator, yielding MATLGGAGVTALEWSVYDRWVRVREPVPVSSALLVVVRDPASEARFGTGAWDRVILARVITSLSRAGAAAIGVDASIGQSSAPGRGGASSDALFSQATTLADNVVYPIALEPTGAPAPTDPAFPPHASWPPLSQVPAGVPAVRPFGGPRLGLAQHAKAIGHTFTPVDPDGVVRRVPLFVRLGDRAVPALGLALASVFANARADQIVVEGREVSVPGSGRIPVDGRGRALVGYVAPERLKRVPFLEIWTAIDERRVDTLQRLVEDKIVLVLAGPALEPHRTPVGLMSDAEIQAQLLNTALAGSWRREMPVGWTLLGTLAAAGLMAWACLALRWWQGLAGVAALASGYAGLLRFSPPLTGVLLPVFLPLAAVIVAGAVGLLWNQLGSAYRVRHLESEMEGIREALVRQESTVETLEEDLEAARTAVARSSGAERELLRTADALRAQLEEARQQEEQTRSRLRDLERELRAADPRPGRLDDAEQERLRRQCAELGIITRDPVVLALFRDLAKAARSSLPILIGGEPGTGKELFARAAHRLSPRAGGPFVAVNTAAIPPELFESELFGHVKGSFTGAVGERKGYFEQADRGTIFLDEIGELRADHQSKLLRVLQEKTFYRVGATRPTAVDVRVVTASNRDLEHGIAEGWFREDLYFRLKGLVLRLPPLRERRHDIAPLAAGFMEDAAAEAGRRVTLSEAALLALERHDWPGNVRELQHCLRQAVALAEGGVLTPEDLRLARPIDAKVEAGGDTAVLACLRQNRFDMQATARALGWDRSTVTQRLKGLGFRALVEAGGDRAKAALALAGDPALVRSVELKLGEYHEHLLRAVEGFDCAEAAVAACRRRFKNLPERHFRSLDLLVRQHFERHPPTARV
- a CDS encoding tetratricopeptide repeat protein — encoded protein: MLFLVLLTIVQVGCITAPAPPSLRKEATPEARAQAYVDLGQALIARGEMAAAATALREALRLRPDLLQARSSLGLALYGMGDLDAAVDELRATLHRQPDAVQARLTLASALVAKQEWEAARLELEHVLKTHPDLLQAHYSLGVVRYAQGDLDGSIEAYRRVLAGDPQHQDARYNLALMLKLAHRETEAAPEFLAAARAGHARAQYFAGTAYAGGLGVERNVATAIMWWFRAAEQGVTQAHEALAQLRQVALGRGRRGAADRQAVEQAFREYRTELWRDFPDLPANGHDTVGGALLRQGRIREAVPMLIREASALSEPAQQLLETLYEQGVEGHLPAHDARILDYLEGAAAEGLRPRTR
- a CDS encoding acyl-CoA thioester hydrolase/BAAT C-terminal domain-containing protein, translated to MSARPAVDPDHVVLTEPVPGSDIPVHLMYVPTLDGLYAPIGLRRPPGQGRVPIVLLASGNGGGGMPWVREAVRNRGYIMERLLRAGYAVAWLRYRAEVELGYHKGGRLVEDIRQGRQLLNRSPLEYEDEIDVVKYVKTLPFVDPNRVGLAGVSHGGEMIFKLTSEYHGVAAGVACEPANHEFLDLTPDETARVKPETQLRDIEEMQMRQVAKVRARINEKVARERIRTIRTPILVLGREDDHLQGIFRVSYDLLREEGKQAEWVSYDHPVHGYLFPVRGADGAYAVDAMQEKAIDVAIDFFHRHMK
- a CDS encoding serine/threonine protein kinase, with product MSASFSALTPDRVLDAVEVGGLRSTGRCLPLRAFENRVYEVELEDERRLVVKFYRPGRWSRETILDEHAFLAELAAAELPAVPPLDLGTGSTLSEIDGILYAAFPKVRGRTLDELDDERLRQIGRLIGRMHAVGAARDAAHRPRLTVERYVHEPLDVLLSGGVLREPMAGRYRDLALRIADAVAKPLARARAQRIHGDLHWGNVVWGADGPILLDFDDCLVGPPVQDLWLLSLGDSEQARRGRAQLLEGYEIFREFDRSTLAVCEPLRALRIIYMSAWIARRWDDASFRSGFPAFGTDGYWAAEYEALFNIFESLAGQT
- a CDS encoding exodeoxyribonuclease III — protein: MRIATWNVNSLKARLEKVTWWLERAKPDVLLMQETKLADADAPGDAFRSAGYELAHHGEGRWNGVAIASRVGIGDVVTNFGEPLRPSATPDIPDDEPLAEARMISAVCGGIRVVSLYAPNGRAVGSPFYQAKLVWFDRLARWLAAAADPEQPLVLGGDFNVAPEDADVWDPAACHGGTHVSEPERLALGRLCAWGLVDAYRLHHREPGRYTWWDYRAGNFHKNFGMRIDHLLVTACVAKRTMWAEIDREARKGKPIPSDHAPLVIDLDQPGHPFDAGWTGADERTAARRAH
- a CDS encoding SRPBCC domain-containing protein, with the protein product PFIRSIDGAPEKGASRLLIPGIFDGEHRFVIEPLPNGQVRVQQSERCRGVLVPLFRGSLDRDTKRGFQEMNVALKRQAEWCRT